CTATTGACCATTATAATAAAGATGACACTTTGAAACACTTCATTTTTTAATAGCAGAGGTCGAGAGATGTATGGGGACATGGCAGGTGTTGGTTGCAATGCTGTTTTGAACAGGTGAAAATGAATCCACGTTGCTTCGAGCAGGgcttttcaaagtgtgggaaggtgagcctcccccctcccaattattattgctattattagggtctgagacctaGGTCGGCGAAGACCCTATTGAAATTGGAAAAAAATCGGTCGCGCAGCGACCGATAAACCTGCCAAAAACACCCAAAAACATGGAAAACGACCTACTAAAGCACCGAAAATGTTCGTAAATAATGTCGGCTGATAGACCGCGTGAGCgtgactatcatcaatggtccggccctcaacagctctacgtgacattggaaatctcaatgtatgccgtttccatggaaacgcatccctcgccgtcaaacatcatgtcgtcgtaattcaatggaaaatcgtccaaacaccaccagacttcagactatcatcaatggtccggccctcaacagctctacgtgaaatctgaaatctcaacgtatgccgtttccatggcaacgcatcccccGCCAAAAAATAtacgatgttgttgtaagtcaatggaaaatcatccaaacacaaccagacttcagactgtcattaatggtccggccctcaacagctctacgtgaaatctcaccatttgccgtttccatggcaacgcgtccctcgccatgacacacggtgttgtcctaattcaatggaaaaggttccaaacggcaccagacttcatatgatggctgatggtccatgcctcaacagctccaagtcAAATCTGAAATCTAAAcgaatgccgtttccatggaaacgcccAAAAATACGATGTtcttgtaagtcaatggaaaattgtccaaacagcaccagacttcagactatcattaatggtccggccctcaacagctcgatgtctgggatgtcatcatatgccgttgccatggcgacagatcacccGCCATCAAACACAACGTTTGTGTTACTGCCGTAATACTGCCGTAACTCCTAAATATTTCGTCCGATCGGCCGAGTCCTCGAGACACCTAGACACACACGTCGACGTGCGGACAACAGCCTGCGGAACGTCGAAGACCCGCTCaacgctgcttgcagctttaattattattattgttgccgttataatgcaggggtattcaatGGCATTTCAAAGAGTTCCAGTAAGAGAAAATGTCATTAAATGCTCTGTTTTCGCTGTCTACCTTCCGCCATTTGAAATGACTCCGACTGTTCCTCTCCTCTTGTCTCGTCTCCGTGTTTGAACCCATCGCTGACTCACTGACTGCACccatttgattggctgagtagcgtcacctccttaaaacattgaacaatatcttttttaaacctttctatctttatgttttaaacatattGTATAAAATTCCCCACTACTTGGACgattccttgcacccctctagaataagcccgaatggtctcacccatattgcatcagtaacgtgcacttgttgttataaCAAGATCGCAAGGACACGTAGCGATCGTGTTCAGTTTGTGTGCTGTGGAACATGCACGTTACAATTTGTTTAAAGGCCATTGATAACAAGTCGGCAGCTGCGAGCCTTTATTAAAATGCTCACGACCATCCGACTATATGTACGCCTAAAGCTGAAGAACATGGGTTCTTTGTTCATTACATTATGGCTTGCGtaatataggctatatttatttattttcctttacGCAGGATATTGGCAGAACTTGTTTGAACTTTTATTAAAAGTTACTTTTCAATAAGATACATCTGAATGCCTTGATTATTTCATCCTTAATATAGAGctgttatcaatttgttttaaagctcaataaataacaaagtagAGCTTTGACCGGGACATTTCCaatttgtccggaagatttcaatcCTAACGGACAGGGGGACCGGCACACCTCTtttctaacgggaactctgacatGCAGGCATGAACATATACCACACCCCCATCACAATGACATGTTCAGTCCACTGCCCTGGAAGTTAATATGTGGACAGCCGCTCTTCCTTGCATGCAGGGAGTGAGCACTCTCACAGGTGGGTGGAGGTGAAGGGAGTGAGCACTCTCACAGGCAGGTGGAGGTGAAGGGAGTGAGCACTCTCACAGGCAGGTGGAGGTGAAGGGAGTGAGCACTCTCACAGGTAGGTGGAGGTGAAGGGAGTGAGCACTCTCACAGGTAGGTGGAGGTGAAGGGAGTGAGCACTCTCACAGGCAGGTGGAGGTGAAGGGAGTGAGCACTCTCACAGGTGGGTGGAGGTGAAGGGAGTGAGCACTCTCACAGGCAGGTGGAGGTGAAGGGAGTGAGCACTCTCACAGGCAGGTGGAGGTGAAGGGAGTGAGCACTCTCACAGGTAGGCGGAGGTGAAGGGAGTGAGCACTCTCACAGGTGCAAGTGACACTTTACTCGTCTGTTTCTCGTTCTTCttttctctctggctcctcccctgaagctctctggctcctcccctgaagctctctggctcctcccctgaagctctctggctcctcccctgaagctctccGGCGCCCCCCAGGGGAGGCGCGCCTCACACGTGAAGACCGCTGGCACAGAGCATCTCTACGATGATGATAGGGACTGATACAGAGAGATGTAGAAGCTGACGGCTACACAGTACCTTGAACGCCACCATCTCCTCTCCTTCCAAGAAGACGAGCATGTCCTTCCAGTTGAAGGAGGATGCCTTCCTGTACACATCCAGCGGGCCACTGGGGAGCTCAGCCACTTCATGGGCCATCGCGTGGTATTCAGGCTGACAGTATCCACTTTAAAAAGGGGAAAAACAAGTAATTGGTTTCTCATGTTTTTGGCAATGCGGCAATATTCCACCACTACTGTGTGTCTTTGTCGACATTTAGCTTCAAGAGCTTCGTTCCTTCAGCTCACCCGGCACTCAAATGAGCTCTACTTTACCAGCTGTGATGAGAACACATAATAATCATATTAGTAACTCAGTATACAATTCTGAAAAGGGCCAATGCGGtatttttggtattttaagGGTTTAATTGTTATGCCAATACTCTTTTACTAaagtaagattttgaatgcaggactttttaatTAGGACAAAGTACATATAACAtgtagtattgctacttttTCTTAAGAAATACatccgagtacttcttccaccactggaaTCATAGTACACATGTAGTGGGTTCCAGTTAAACTTAAACAACAAACATATCCAGTGGTGTcaggtaactaagtacatttacccaagtacaattttgaggtactttactttattatttcaatattgttgctactttgtaaaggtaataggtacatggtgtacttctactcctctacagttcagaggtacatggtgtacttctactgctctacagttcagaggtaaatggtgtacttctactcctctacatgtatttaatccctttagttacttcacagatgtggatgaatgatggtaaatataaccacctggagtgaatccaccagctaccctgcagtctacaaagtacttcagactagctgcaccttcaccagctttgagaacactttcatgatcaatcattataaaacacatcatatatattattctgaaattgaccaatcaaacaacgactacttttactgtctttcactatattttgatgagaatacttttacaTGGATAACATTCAATAATTGAAatttaacagagtattcctacactctggtactccTCCCACCTCTGTAAACCACCATATAGATTCAGCGTTATCTTCGCAGGAAATCAAAGCAACCTTTATAGTTGAGCTGCTCGGTTCAAAGTCTCTGGAAGCTGTTTCACTGGACGATAGTAATATCAGGTGTATAAAGGTGACTGTTAAACCCTGCCATTTCCCACTGTTCCAGAATAGCTAACATATTAAAGTATAGGTTGTTACTGTTAAGTCATCCGACAGCCCTGACTCGGTAGTGTGTCTCCACTATTACCTTACACAATGTGTTGTTCCAATGTAGTCACAGCGGTACAACTGAAGAATTACTAAATAGTTTACATAATCTTTTGTGTAGCTATGTCTTACCTGCAGTTCTGTCAGCTGTTAATGTTAATGTCGCCCACTTGTTTCTTCCGCTGTTATACAACTAGTGTGACAGTAGCTGTGTAACCTTTATGCAGCCATGCTagcaaaacaacaccatttcctgaatgtacccttcaaaataaaagcaccaTGTTCACACAGTTATTGAATGTGAACTTTCAGAATAAGAGTACAAACGTGTGTTTGTTATTGCATAAAACAAATGTGCAAAAAGGACTGTTCTGTACATTTAAGCCGTTAAAACTGTGTCTGTATTTCAGCGTGAAAGACCGAGCTGCTAAAACGCTTTAGCCTGAATCGCGTTTCCGGTCCAATTACTTCAGTTTTTCATGGTTTCTCTTTATCGATCAATTTTTCATGAGAAGGTTTATTCGTATTATTTGGTCAATTTTGCCAAACTACAAATGTAAGTTTAAGAACTAATATTTTACTGAAGGAAATAGATGGAGCGACTAAGTCAAACCTTGTATGCTGAATCATGCATGTATTCTTAAAGTGAGACCTAAATAACACAATTGTAGtccaataaatataaaatcttgAAATGACTTTGTTACACAACTCGGACCCACCTCTTTGTACAGAATTGTACTAACTGTTCTATTTCATTAAGGTATTGTTATGAAAATGTAGCAGAAATGTGTCATTTATTTGATATTGCTTCTTGTCACACCAGGGGCGTTccctggacctggaaacattcggggcttagcccacagttcaTTAGGtacattaaagagcctgtgacagccacccaacaactgttgtgcaatgaaatattgggctacgaACATCTCGAACAgtcagtttaaaaaataaaaagcgataccgttccgataaatatcaataatttcgaacatcgcgggtaaattccttcgactcattttgaggatttgggggaagccggaagtgacgtcaatgcgggaacgtttcacatttaatcaaaaataaatgcatttcaaCAAAGTAAATTATATTTCAGCATCTTATATTTTAGCTTCTTTCCTCAGGACtagaaataataatacatcaaaTCAAACATGGTTCAAACAGATTAAACATTTGCAAATATTCACCAGCAGCGTCTCGGTTGAATCTTTGAGTCTCTTCTCTCACAGGGAACTGTGTGTCCTCTGCTGAGAGTGTGTCCCAGGTGTCCTCATGTATCTGTGTGTCCTCTACTGAGAGTGTGTTCCCAGGTGACCTCATGTATCTGTGTGTCCTCTGCTGAGAGTGTGTCCCAGGTGTCCTCATGTATCTGTGTGTCCTCTGCTGAGAGTGTGTCCCAGGTGTCCTCATGTATCTGTGTGTCCTCTGCTGAGAGTGTGTCCCAGGTGTCCTCATGTATCTGTGTGTCCTCTGCCTGAGAGTGTGTGCCAGGTGTCCTCATGTATCTGTGTGTCCTCTGCTGAGAGTGTGTCCCAGGTGTCCTCATGTATCTGTGTGTCCTCTGCCTGAGAGTGTGTGCCAGGTGTCCTCATGTATCTGTGTGTCCTCTGCTGAGAGTGTGTCCCAGGTGTCCTCATGTATCTGTGTGTCCTCTGCTGAGAGTGTGTCCCAGGTGTCCTCATGTATCTGTGTGTCCTCTGCTGAGAGTGTGTCCCAGGTGTCCTCATGTATCTGTGTGTCCTCTGCTGAGAGTGTGTCCCAGGTGTCCTCATGTTTCTGTTTGTCCTCTGCTGAGAGTGTGTCCCAGgtgtttctcccatttttccctttaaactgtgggttttctccggaagtgtttccttgtacgatgtgagggtctaaggacaaagggtctaaggacagagggtctaaggacagagggtctgaggacagagggtctaaggacagagggtctgaggacagagggtctaaggacagagggtctaaagacagagggtctgaggagagagggtctgaggacagagggtctaaggacagagggtctgaggacagagggtctgaggacagagggtctaaggacagagggtctaaggacagagggtctgagggcagagggtctgaggacagagggtctgaggacagagggtctgaggaaggacagagggtctaaggacagagggtctaaggacagagggtctgagggcagagggtctgaggacagagggtctgagggcagagggtctgaggacagagggtctgaggacagagggtctgaggacagagggtgtcgtattgtcatactgatattctgaacacactgtgaagtccactgagacaaatgtaacatttgggctgtaaataaacattgattgattgattgatttgtctttttgcatgttagaaacgagttggcgacactaagacgatataatgtttttgtagcaataatacatgccatatattgtttaaatgtctccagtaccgataaaaagaccaataacgttggagcttaacggcgcgtaaaacacacggatgacgtcaccaacgaatcgacgaccaaattagttggcaactaatttggtaatcgattagttgttgcacccctattttgtatttgtaaaaaACTAAAGTAAATAGGATGTAATACTGAAGATAAGAATCATGGTGCCGGTGTACACACCAAATCAGTGACGGTTTCTCTCAGCTCTCTGACTTTCTTCTCCAGGTCGAGGTTCCTCTCCGTCAGGGTCTCCACCATCTCCTCTGACCCCAGAGCCGCATCCACCTGGtacaagcaaacacacacaagcatACGGGTAGTTACATTTACAGAAAAGTCTGTTTGATTTCTGTAATATAAATGTGTTTCAGCCTTAAtcttatttataaataactattaaATCCCTCTACTTTAACCTGAAGAAAGCCGCTTCAAAGACATATTCCTCCATTTCCTTGCTTCTCGCCGTCTTTACCTGCTCCTTCAGTTCGTCGACTGTAGCCTCCGCCTGCTTCACGTCTTCCTGCAGCTTTTCCTTCTGAGTCCTAAGAGTCTCCAGCTCagtgttcttcttctccatctgcTTCTGCAGCTTCAGATGCTCCTGCTTCTCTGAAGTCGACAGGTCCCGCATCCTGAGGGGAAAGggacatttgaatgttttcttaTAACTTATCTTATAACCTTATATGTTTTAGGAACTTCCAATAACAAATGCTTTGTTTATATTTTCACTTTGATCAGAGCTGCTTTTTTGACATTTCACTGACCGAACCAATGCCTCCTTCAGTCTGCTATTCTGCTCCTCCAGCTGTTTGACACGGTAACTCCAGGCCGCTCCACCTGACCTGAAAAGACAAGGCGCCACAGTTCATAGAAGGAAGGAGAGACACATGAAATAAAGAGGCCTTTGTAGGACAGTGAGTCCAAACCTTTCTCTGAAGTCTCATGTCTAAGGATCTCCATGGAGAGCTCCTCCACCTTTTCCTTCAGCGTGTCCACCTCCACTTGCAGCGACTCTGACCGCTCCTCGGCCATCTCTTTGTCCAGTGTTGCCATCTCTATGGCGTCAGCCGTGTCCGACACCTCCTCCATGTAGTGGTCCTTCCTGTGCCTCTCGGGCATCCTGGAGGGACAACATGAGAGAGAACACTCTAGAAGGTCTGCTACTTTCAGTCTTAGAAGTTGGAAATTATCCATCATTTCCTACCCTAAAAAGAATAAGTATTTCTTTGTAACCACATATAGTAAATACCAATAATGCTCTTACAACAAAGGATAAGTACTTGATTGTTCTGTGTACCTTCTTAGCTTCTTTGAGCTGTTTCTGCGGGCCAGCCTGCTGCTCCTGCATTTTGTTCTTCCACTCCTGAAGCTGCTCCAGCTGGATCTCGTGTTTCTGGAGCTCCTTCAGCTTGGCTTTGTCCTCCGTCCGCTTCATCTTGAGGGTTTCCAGCTTCTCCTCCAGGCCCTTGACCTAAGCACGCATTGATTCCTCCTCCTGAGAGCAATGGATGGGTGGGGGGAGTTAAATGCTTTTAGTTAAGAGGATTAACTggatagtgccgcgcacatataccatcaggatgttagtgatggggtgcggctgcggagtgatacttgtgtatgcaagcccgcatctacgAGTGATCTATGtgtcatggctgtagacctgtcaAGCAATAAAGAtgcctcatacaaaggtctacggataccttatcactctccatgacctgcggtcaactatatagcataaaggactattacatGGTGTCAGAAGTCGGTCCAGTTCGTCACTTTGCCGGAGCTAAACAGATGAAAGTTTTGTTAGCCTAAAGCTAACAGGTGCGGTCCCCAGAGAGCGGGAGTCGCAATTTTTTt
This Pseudochaenichthys georgianus unplaced genomic scaffold, fPseGeo1.2 scaffold_438_arrow_ctg1, whole genome shotgun sequence DNA region includes the following protein-coding sequences:
- the LOC117442497 gene encoding dynactin subunit 1-like, giving the protein MVTSHVRSLTAVAREAAQEGPGPKSCEGPSTRCISHQLSSCLCFGEGSCSGHQASRESLSSSLSGDVGEAAHPSHPAALGAPGMPQPSGSTAASAAAGPATPSRVKGLEEKLETLKMKRTEDKAKLKELQKHEIQLEQLQEWKNKMQEQQAGPQKQLKEAKKVHRTIKHRKDHYMEEVSDTADAIEMATLDKEMAEERSESLQVEVDTLKEKVEELSMEILRHETSEKGLDSLSGGAAWSYRVKQLEEQNSRLKEALVRMRDLSTSEKQEHLKLQKQMEKKNTELETLRTQKEKLQEDVKQAEATVDELKEQVDAALGSEEMVETLTERNLDLEKKVRELRETVTDLVCTPAP